A genomic stretch from Aerococcaceae bacterium zg-1292 includes:
- a CDS encoding sigma-70 family RNA polymerase sigma factor, translating into MKIRKTRSDNRTVYKYQSVDGSVCILTAGHDGVSELDIKKLHSLDDSEVNRNNNNLRPKRTKVEKKMIEEWKQEFIKKFKERHGYEPNEQDVNYFVEEVFPRNYNLSIDSQLIDFDKSKIGLLTSEEATEDFYWSDRMQEAMDKLTDKQKEVISLVFVDGLKQNEVAEKLGISAPAVNKHLSKAKDIIKNNL; encoded by the coding sequence ATGAAAATTCGTAAAACAAGATCAGATAACCGTACTGTATATAAATATCAAAGTGTTGATGGATCTGTTTGTATATTAACAGCAGGGCATGATGGCGTTTCAGAATTAGATATAAAAAAACTACATTCATTAGATGATAGTGAAGTGAATCGTAATAACAACAATTTACGACCAAAACGAACTAAAGTAGAGAAAAAAATGATTGAAGAATGGAAACAAGAATTTATTAAGAAATTTAAGGAAAGACATGGATATGAACCTAATGAGCAAGATGTTAACTACTTTGTGGAAGAAGTTTTTCCACGGAACTATAACTTATCTATTGATAGTCAGTTGATTGATTTTGATAAATCAAAAATCGGATTACTTACTTCTGAAGAAGCCACTGAAGATTTTTATTGGTCGGATCGAATGCAGGAAGCTATGGATAAATTAACGGATAAACAGAAAGAGGTCATCAGTCTCGTGTTTGTAGATGGGTTAAAACAAAACGAAGTAGCAGAAAAATTAGGAATATCAGCTCCAGCAGTAAATAAGCATTTATCGAAGGCAAAAGATATCATCAAAAACAACTTATAA
- a CDS encoding DUF2800 domain-containing protein, producing MTNHALLSASSSHRWLTAPPLPRLEMYFENKASQAANDGTLAHAISDNKIRRALGMEYKLIPPKDQEMEEYTDDYVNFVLEQIERVKQRTKDPIILIEQKLDFSEYVPDGFGTGDCVIVADKMIHVIDLKTGFLEVPAVDNPQMKLYALGALKLYDALYDIDEVIMTIFQPRKYNISTDSISVKELMEWAETELKEKAEMAFEGKGVVEYGPWCQFSTCGVVLRARYDHHKKLDRFQLKSPHLLTDAEVEEVLSHVDDLTKWANEVKEYATEVAVKSGKSWNGYKLVASRTVRKFTDEEKVAEIAKANGYDNIYKQSLLSMTDLQKLMGKTKFEELFKTLIRKPVGAPVLVPESDKRRAINLTQAKDEFMEVK from the coding sequence ATGACTAATCACGCATTATTATCAGCTTCAAGTTCACATCGATGGTTAACAGCGCCACCATTACCTAGGCTTGAAATGTACTTTGAAAACAAGGCAAGTCAAGCAGCTAATGATGGCACATTAGCTCATGCAATATCAGATAATAAAATTCGAAGAGCCTTAGGTATGGAATATAAATTAATTCCGCCAAAAGATCAGGAAATGGAAGAATATACAGATGATTACGTGAACTTCGTATTAGAACAAATTGAACGAGTTAAGCAACGAACTAAAGATCCGATCATTCTAATTGAACAGAAACTTGATTTTTCAGAGTATGTTCCAGATGGTTTCGGGACTGGAGATTGTGTCATAGTAGCGGATAAGATGATTCATGTTATTGATCTAAAAACAGGATTTTTAGAAGTGCCAGCTGTCGACAATCCGCAAATGAAACTCTATGCACTTGGTGCATTAAAGTTATACGATGCCCTGTATGACATTGATGAAGTTATCATGACCATTTTTCAACCGAGAAAATATAACATATCAACAGATTCTATTTCAGTAAAAGAATTGATGGAATGGGCAGAAACTGAACTAAAAGAAAAAGCAGAGATGGCATTTGAAGGAAAAGGTGTTGTTGAATACGGGCCATGGTGTCAATTTTCAACTTGTGGAGTTGTTCTTCGAGCAAGATATGACCATCATAAAAAATTAGATCGATTTCAGCTAAAATCACCTCATTTGCTAACTGATGCTGAAGTTGAAGAAGTACTTAGTCATGTGGATGATTTAACTAAATGGGCAAATGAGGTCAAGGAGTATGCGACTGAAGTAGCTGTAAAAAGTGGTAAATCATGGAATGGATATAAATTAGTAGCGAGTCGAACGGTTCGGAAATTTACGGATGAAGAAAAAGTTGCAGAGATTGCTAAAGCAAATGGATACGACAATATCTATAAGCAATCGCTTTTATCAATGACTGACCTACAAAAGTTAATGGGTAAAACAAAGTTTGAAGAATTATTTAAAACGCTGATTCGTAAACCTGTCGGAGCGCCAGTATTGGTTCCAGAAAGTGATAAGCGCAGAGCAATAAATCTTACACAAGCAAAAGATGAATTTATGGAGGTAAAATAA
- a CDS encoding DUF2815 family protein: protein MKATKVITGLNTRLSYFNGWEPKSINGGTEKYSVSVLIPKDDLETLKNIEQAIDAAIEEGIAKFGGKKPNKAAIKTPLRDGDIERDDEAYKGYYFINANSLTKPEIVDMNVQPILDRNEVYSGCYARVSLSFYAFNSNGNKGIACGLGNIQKVRDGEPLSGRSSASDDFASIADDDFLA from the coding sequence ATGAAAGCAACAAAAGTAATCACAGGATTAAATACACGGTTATCCTATTTCAACGGTTGGGAACCGAAGTCGATTAATGGTGGGACTGAAAAGTATTCAGTATCTGTTCTCATTCCTAAAGATGACCTTGAAACATTAAAGAATATTGAACAAGCCATTGATGCAGCAATTGAAGAGGGGATTGCGAAATTTGGCGGTAAGAAACCTAATAAAGCAGCTATTAAAACACCGCTTCGTGATGGTGATATTGAACGGGATGATGAAGCATACAAAGGTTATTACTTCATTAATGCAAACTCACTTACAAAACCCGAGATTGTAGATATGAATGTTCAGCCAATTTTGGATCGTAATGAGGTTTATTCAGGATGTTATGCCCGTGTATCCTTATCGTTCTACGCATTTAATTCTAATGGTAACAAAGGAATTGCTTGTGGTTTGGGGAATATCCAAAAAGTTCGTGACGGAGAACCATTAAGTGGCCGTAGTAGTGCAAGTGATGATTTTGCTAGTATCGCTGATGATGATTTTTTAGCTTAG
- a CDS encoding DNA polymerase — MRKLNIDIETFSSVSLSKSGVYKYAESEDFQVLLFSYAVDDGDVQVVDLAKGERLPSGILEDLQDDSVLKWAFNAQFERVCLSRYLGIHLNPLSWRCTMVWSAYMGLPLSLEGVGAVLGLEEQKLKTGKDLIRYFCVPCTPTKSNGQRTRNYFFHNEDKWRQFKAYNKRDVEVEMAIARKLDKFQVPNFIWDEYVLDQIINDRGIQIDSEFVQQAIQIDEQNRTLLLEEQQRLTQLDNPNSVVQLSEWLTKQGMEVTSLDKKSVNELLQIVEGKVAQVLYLRQQLAKSSVKKYQAMQLVACKDNRCRGMFQFFGANRTGRFSGRLVQLQNLPQNHMKDLKEARELVKQSDIEALSILYYDTSRVLSELIRTAFIPNGLFYVVDFSAIEARVIAWLAKETWRENLFKKGGDIYCMSASQMFGVPVEKHGVNGELRQKGKIAELACGYGGSVGALTAMGALEMGLKQEELQPLVNAWRGSNQKIVKLWWAVDKCVKATVKERKTTITHGITFTYQSGMLFITLPSGRRLTYIKPRIGENKFGGESVTYEGIGSTKKWERIESYGPKFVENIVQAIARDILMYAMINLKDYSIVAHVHDEVIIEAKDASLDEICRIMRQVPPWANGLILDADGYTCEFYKKD; from the coding sequence ATGAGAAAATTAAACATTGATATCGAGACTTTTTCAAGTGTAAGCTTATCAAAATCAGGTGTTTATAAGTATGCAGAGAGTGAGGACTTTCAAGTCCTCCTTTTTTCCTATGCAGTTGACGATGGGGATGTTCAAGTAGTTGATTTAGCAAAAGGTGAAAGGTTACCATCAGGAATATTGGAGGATTTACAAGATGATTCTGTTTTAAAGTGGGCATTTAATGCACAGTTTGAAAGAGTATGTTTATCTCGATACTTAGGAATTCATTTAAACCCGTTATCTTGGCGATGTACGATGGTGTGGTCTGCTTATATGGGACTTCCATTATCACTTGAAGGTGTAGGTGCAGTACTTGGTCTTGAAGAACAAAAATTAAAAACAGGAAAAGATTTAATTCGATATTTTTGTGTACCATGTACGCCTACTAAATCAAACGGGCAAAGAACAAGAAACTATTTTTTTCATAATGAGGATAAATGGCGACAATTTAAAGCGTATAACAAGCGAGATGTGGAAGTTGAAATGGCGATTGCAAGAAAGTTAGATAAATTTCAAGTGCCCAACTTTATATGGGATGAGTATGTATTGGATCAAATAATAAACGACCGTGGTATTCAAATTGATAGTGAATTTGTTCAACAAGCCATTCAAATTGATGAACAGAATCGAACCTTACTTTTAGAAGAACAACAGCGCCTTACGCAGTTAGATAATCCAAACTCGGTAGTGCAACTATCCGAGTGGTTAACTAAACAAGGTATGGAAGTGACGAGTTTAGATAAAAAGTCAGTAAATGAATTGTTACAAATTGTAGAGGGAAAAGTGGCACAAGTCCTTTATTTAAGGCAGCAGCTTGCAAAATCATCAGTTAAAAAGTATCAAGCGATGCAGCTAGTTGCCTGTAAAGATAATCGATGTCGAGGTATGTTTCAATTTTTTGGAGCCAATCGTACGGGACGGTTTAGCGGTAGATTGGTTCAATTACAAAATCTTCCTCAAAATCATATGAAAGACTTAAAAGAAGCTAGAGAGCTTGTAAAACAAAGTGATATAGAAGCGTTAAGCATACTATATTATGACACCTCTAGAGTTTTATCTGAGTTAATCCGTACGGCATTTATTCCAAATGGCTTATTTTATGTGGTTGATTTTTCAGCGATTGAAGCTCGAGTAATTGCATGGCTCGCCAAGGAAACATGGCGAGAAAATCTGTTTAAAAAAGGCGGAGACATTTATTGTATGTCCGCTAGTCAAATGTTTGGTGTACCCGTTGAAAAACACGGGGTTAATGGCGAATTACGGCAAAAAGGTAAAATTGCCGAATTGGCCTGTGGTTACGGGGGATCAGTAGGCGCATTAACTGCGATGGGTGCACTTGAAATGGGTCTGAAACAAGAAGAACTTCAACCATTAGTGAATGCTTGGCGTGGTTCGAATCAAAAAATAGTGAAGTTGTGGTGGGCAGTTGATAAGTGTGTTAAAGCAACGGTTAAAGAGAGAAAGACGACCATAACGCATGGGATAACTTTTACTTATCAAAGTGGCATGTTGTTTATTACATTACCGAGTGGAAGAAGACTCACTTACATCAAGCCACGGATTGGAGAGAATAAATTCGGTGGAGAGTCTGTGACCTATGAAGGGATTGGTTCTACTAAAAAATGGGAACGTATCGAAAGTTACGGACCAAAATTTGTCGAAAATATTGTTCAAGCGATCGCAAGAGATATTTTAATGTATGCCATGATTAATTTAAAAGATTATTCGATTGTTGCTCATGTGCATGATGAGGTGATTATTGAAGCAAAAGATGCTTCTTTAGATGAAATTTGTCGAATCATGCGACAAGTACCACCGTGGGCAAATGGATTAATCTTAGATGCAGATGGTTATACCTGTGAATTCTATAAAAAAGATTAG
- a CDS encoding VRR-NUC domain-containing protein, producing MREKQIEQKLVIEVKKSDGLCFKLTGMIGIPDRMVLMPHGKIGFVEVKALGKKPRAIQVKRITLLRGLGFKCFVLDDVAKIGGIIHEIQST from the coding sequence GTGAGAGAAAAACAAATCGAACAAAAATTAGTAATTGAAGTGAAAAAATCAGATGGATTGTGTTTCAAGCTAACAGGGATGATTGGTATTCCTGATCGGATGGTATTAATGCCTCATGGAAAGATAGGCTTTGTAGAAGTAAAGGCTCTTGGTAAAAAGCCGAGAGCTATCCAAGTTAAGCGAATCACACTGTTGAGAGGTTTAGGGTTTAAGTGCTTCGTACTTGATGATGTGGCAAAGATTGGAGGGATTATCCATGAAATACAATCCACATAA
- a CDS encoding DEAD/DEAH box helicase, whose amino-acid sequence MWQRLEGLSMKYNPHKYQQFAYEFILKNDVSALLLDCGLGKSIITLTAIDELMLDYFEVSKVLVIAPLRVASATWPSEIDKWSHLKHLTYSVVIGSEKERQQALSQKAHIYIINRENVDWLVNKSNHRFDFDMVVIDEMSSFKSYSSKRVKSLLKVRPYIKRIVGLTGTPSSNGLMDLWAQFRILDFGERLGRYISHYRNNYFIPDKRNGAIIFSYKPQVDAEERIYTAIEDITISMKAKDYLQLPECVMNEVVVRLDDKEQKIYDTLKQEMITTVKGVEIDAVNAASLSNKLLQMANGTVYDENKVMHTIHDKKLDALEDLIESANGKPVLAAYWFQSDRDRIMKRFDVREIKTAQDIADWNDGKISVALIHPASAGHGLNLQQGGSTLIWYSLTWSLELYQQTNARLYRQGQQDTVVIHHILTKRTIDFDVMKALKQKDKIQTALMNAVKANLE is encoded by the coding sequence ATGTGGCAAAGATTGGAGGGATTATCCATGAAATACAATCCACATAAGTATCAACAGTTTGCGTATGAATTTATTTTAAAGAACGATGTGTCAGCGTTATTGCTTGATTGCGGACTTGGAAAAAGTATTATCACTTTAACAGCTATTGATGAGTTAATGCTTGATTATTTTGAAGTATCAAAAGTATTAGTTATTGCACCACTTCGTGTAGCGAGTGCGACATGGCCAAGTGAAATTGATAAATGGTCACACTTAAAGCATTTAACTTATTCAGTCGTAATTGGTAGTGAGAAAGAACGACAACAAGCACTAAGTCAAAAAGCCCATATCTATATCATCAATCGTGAGAATGTGGATTGGTTAGTAAACAAGAGTAATCATAGGTTTGACTTTGACATGGTTGTTATTGATGAAATGAGTTCCTTCAAATCATACAGTTCGAAACGTGTAAAATCACTGTTGAAAGTAAGGCCGTATATCAAACGTATTGTTGGATTGACTGGTACACCAAGTAGTAATGGTTTAATGGACTTATGGGCTCAGTTTAGAATACTGGATTTTGGAGAAAGACTGGGGCGCTATATCAGTCACTATCGGAATAATTATTTTATCCCAGATAAACGAAATGGCGCAATTATTTTTAGTTATAAGCCGCAAGTCGATGCAGAGGAACGAATCTATACAGCAATCGAAGATATTACGATTTCCATGAAAGCGAAAGATTATCTCCAACTACCAGAGTGTGTGATGAATGAAGTGGTTGTTCGTCTTGATGATAAAGAACAAAAAATATATGACACCTTAAAACAAGAAATGATTACCACAGTCAAAGGTGTTGAAATAGATGCTGTGAATGCCGCAAGCTTATCGAATAAACTGTTACAAATGGCGAATGGCACAGTATATGACGAAAATAAAGTAATGCATACCATTCACGATAAAAAGTTGGATGCGCTAGAAGATTTAATTGAATCTGCCAATGGAAAACCTGTGTTAGCGGCTTATTGGTTTCAAAGTGATCGTGACAGAATCATGAAACGTTTTGATGTGCGAGAAATTAAAACCGCTCAAGATATTGCGGATTGGAATGATGGTAAAATATCTGTTGCTTTAATTCATCCAGCAAGTGCAGGTCATGGACTTAATTTACAACAAGGTGGGTCGACATTGATTTGGTATTCACTCACTTGGTCATTGGAGTTGTACCAACAAACGAATGCACGGCTTTATCGCCAAGGACAACAAGATACAGTCGTTATCCATCATATCTTGACGAAAAGGACAATTGACTTTGATGTGATGAAAGCATTAAAACAAAAAGATAAAATACAAACGGCACTAATGAACGCAGTTAAAGCAAATCTTGAGTAG
- a CDS encoding XRE family transcriptional regulator, whose product MIISLKVARVNANLPLIEALNQLSIINDTLCRYEKDSTQIPISLMNKTVVLYNIPIENIFWQDVRVQ is encoded by the coding sequence ATAATCATTAGTTTAAAAGTGGCCAGAGTTAATGCAAACTTGCCGTTGATTGAGGCGTTGAATCAATTAAGTATAATTAACGATACCTTATGTCGATATGAAAAAGATTCAACGCAAATTCCAATATCGCTGATGAATAAAACGGTTGTGTTATATAATATACCAATTGAAAATATATTTTGGCAAGATGTCAGAGTTCAATAA
- a CDS encoding HNH endonuclease, with translation MPVKPKRPCSYPMCPNLTYGRFCDEHQRQENKRYEKYERNPMVRKRYNGQWRKIRARYVKTHPYCEVCFKDGRMKAVEEVHHIKPLSKSGTHDEHNLISLCQSCHARIHAKDGSRWHK, from the coding sequence ATGCCAGTAAAACCAAAACGACCGTGCTCTTATCCAATGTGTCCAAACTTAACGTACGGACGATTTTGTGATGAGCACCAAAGACAAGAAAACAAACGCTATGAGAAGTACGAGCGTAATCCAATGGTGCGCAAAAGATACAACGGTCAGTGGCGAAAGATACGTGCAAGGTATGTCAAAACACATCCATACTGTGAAGTATGTTTTAAAGACGGACGAATGAAAGCAGTAGAAGAAGTCCATCACATTAAGCCGTTATCTAAAAGTGGCACACATGATGAACATAATTTAATTTCGCTTTGTCAAAGTTGTCATGCACGCATTCATGCCAAAGATGGAAGTCGTTGGCATAAATAG
- a CDS encoding terminase: MAKDGTNRGGKRRNTGPKPKAAIDKIQKGQTVKVIPNDIIELDVHELDAVDLPEGVLLEGNAMPKPSDYLSANQKNGLPLGADVIYAEIWLWLKERNCDKLVNKRVIESYAQALARHIQCEEAMSSYGLLGKHPTTGAVVTSPFVQMSIQFQKQANLLWYEIYDIVKQNCTEVFEDTGNDMMEQLLRSRKGL; this comes from the coding sequence ATGGCAAAAGATGGGACAAATCGTGGTGGAAAGCGTCGAAATACTGGGCCAAAACCAAAAGCAGCTATAGATAAAATTCAAAAAGGACAAACGGTAAAAGTGATACCAAACGATATTATAGAACTTGATGTTCATGAATTGGATGCCGTTGACTTACCAGAAGGGGTTTTACTTGAAGGGAACGCGATGCCAAAGCCGAGTGATTATTTATCAGCGAATCAGAAGAACGGTTTGCCACTTGGTGCTGATGTGATTTATGCTGAAATTTGGTTATGGCTTAAAGAACGCAATTGTGACAAGCTAGTGAATAAACGGGTGATTGAATCCTATGCACAAGCATTAGCGAGACATATCCAATGTGAAGAAGCTATGAGTAGTTATGGCTTGCTTGGTAAACATCCAACGACAGGAGCAGTGGTGACATCCCCCTTTGTGCAGATGTCGATTCAATTTCAAAAACAGGCAAATTTGTTATGGTATGAAATTTACGATATTGTCAAACAAAACTGTACAGAAGTATTTGAAGATACCGGAAATGACATGATGGAGCAATTACTACGCTCTAGGAAAGGATTATAA
- a CDS encoding S-adenosylmethionine synthetase, with translation MIEKVNPQHPDKIADRIAGAIVDLAYTKEDEPKIAIEVLIGHGKCHVIIETTVSLKKKEIIPIIERIAGKMTSDITIEKQDVHLANNQKKKMRCGDNGIFKGVPLTDEQKRLSDIARNIYRQYPFDGKYILDGEKLIICQSNAYTQFLQSQFPNALINPLGNWTGGTDVDTGATNRKLGSDMADSLTGGGLHGKDLSKADVSVNIYAFLRAQQVNEPVMFSCAIGDETIDGIPYEDIVNIAKEYVDSIGGFEKLAEWGLF, from the coding sequence ATGATTGAAAAAGTAAACCCACAACACCCCGATAAAATTGCTGATCGTATTGCTGGGGCAATTGTTGACTTAGCCTATACAAAGGAAGATGAGCCAAAGATTGCAATTGAGGTATTGATTGGACATGGTAAGTGTCATGTCATTATCGAAACCACAGTCTCTCTAAAGAAAAAAGAGATCATCCCAATTATTGAACGCATTGCTGGAAAAATGACATCTGATATCACTATTGAAAAACAAGATGTCCATTTAGCAAATAATCAAAAAAAGAAAATGCGATGTGGCGATAATGGTATCTTTAAGGGTGTTCCACTCACAGATGAACAGAAACGACTATCAGATATTGCGAGAAACATTTATAGACAATACCCATTTGATGGTAAATACATTTTAGACGGTGAAAAACTGATTATTTGTCAAAGTAATGCTTATACGCAGTTTTTACAAAGTCAATTTCCCAATGCACTTATCAATCCACTAGGCAATTGGACAGGTGGTACGGATGTGGACACTGGTGCTACTAACCGTAAGCTAGGCAGTGATATGGCAGATTCATTAACAGGTGGTGGTTTACATGGTAAAGATTTATCGAAAGCAGATGTATCGGTCAATATTTATGCCTTTTTAAGAGCACAACAGGTAAATGAACCTGTGATGTTTTCGTGTGCTATTGGCGATGAAACAATTGACGGTATACCGTATGAGGATATTGTCAACATCGCAAAAGAATATGTAGACTCCATTGGCGGTTTTGAAAAACTAGCCGAATGGGGTCTTTTTTAG